A genome region from Lactobacillus sp. ESL0791 includes the following:
- the mnmG gene encoding tRNA uridine-5-carboxymethylaminomethyl(34) synthesis enzyme MnmG — translation MIKSYDTDEYDVIVVGAGHAGCEAALASAHMGQKTLLVTIGLDMVAFMPCNPSVGGPAKGTVVREIDALGGQMGKNIDATYIQMRMLNTGKGPAVRALRAQADKWQYHEHMKDVIENTPDLTLRQATVDELIVEDGVCRGVKTNTGANYHAKSVVLTTGTAARGRIFIGELNYSSGPNNTIPAIKLSENLEKLGFKLRRFKTGTPPRVNGNTIDYSKAEEEPGDEEPRHFSYESRDEDYLRDQVSCWMTYTNETTHKIINENLSRSPMFSGQIKGVGPRYCPSIETKVVRFADKPRHQLFLEPEGRNTKEIYVGDFSTSMPEEIQLKMLHTVAGLEHAEMMRPGYAIEYDVVDPWQLKHTLETKNIKNLFTAGQMNGTSGYEEAAGQGLIAGINAALRAQSKPAFTLGRDEAYIGVLIDDLVTKGTEEPYRLLTSRAEYRLILRHDNADLRLTNYGYKLGLISDERYQKFIQKKKEIEEVKAKLSDLTIHPNFEVQQYLAGIGETELQAGLKADVFLRRPKVTIDDIERLTGMQISQDRYVKEQVEINVKYAGYIKKEKIQIDRLHRQEAKKIPADIDYDAIEGLATEARQKFMKIRPETMAQAERISGVNPADLAILSVYVQNGRYQKVK, via the coding sequence ATGATTAAGTCTTACGACACAGATGAATACGATGTAATTGTAGTTGGTGCCGGCCATGCCGGCTGTGAGGCAGCTTTAGCCAGCGCCCACATGGGGCAAAAAACGCTGCTGGTGACGATCGGTTTGGATATGGTCGCGTTTATGCCGTGTAATCCATCTGTTGGGGGACCGGCTAAAGGAACGGTTGTCCGGGAAATTGACGCCTTGGGCGGACAAATGGGCAAGAATATTGATGCGACTTACATTCAAATGCGGATGCTGAATACGGGCAAGGGGCCAGCGGTCCGGGCATTGCGTGCACAAGCCGACAAATGGCAGTACCATGAGCACATGAAGGATGTTATCGAAAATACGCCTGATTTAACTTTACGGCAGGCAACCGTCGATGAGTTGATTGTCGAAGACGGGGTCTGCAGGGGGGTTAAAACTAATACCGGTGCCAATTATCATGCTAAGAGCGTGGTCTTAACAACTGGCACGGCAGCACGCGGACGAATTTTTATCGGCGAACTTAATTATTCTTCGGGTCCTAACAACACGATCCCAGCAATCAAATTATCGGAAAACTTGGAAAAACTGGGTTTTAAGCTGCGCCGCTTTAAAACGGGAACCCCGCCGCGGGTTAATGGCAACACGATTGACTATTCTAAAGCCGAGGAAGAACCCGGTGACGAGGAACCCCGGCATTTTTCTTATGAAAGCAGGGATGAAGACTACTTGCGTGATCAGGTATCATGCTGGATGACCTACACTAATGAGACAACGCATAAAATAATTAATGAGAACTTGTCCCGTTCGCCGATGTTTTCTGGGCAGATTAAGGGCGTGGGCCCAAGATATTGTCCGTCGATTGAAACAAAAGTTGTTCGCTTTGCTGATAAACCGCGTCACCAGCTGTTTTTGGAGCCAGAGGGAAGAAACACCAAGGAAATCTATGTAGGCGACTTTTCGACCTCAATGCCGGAAGAGATTCAATTAAAAATGCTGCATACAGTTGCCGGACTTGAGCATGCAGAAATGATGCGGCCGGGTTATGCTATTGAGTATGATGTGGTTGATCCGTGGCAGCTTAAGCATACTTTGGAAACAAAAAATATTAAAAATCTGTTTACTGCGGGGCAAATGAATGGCACCTCTGGTTATGAGGAAGCTGCTGGTCAGGGGCTGATCGCTGGGATTAATGCTGCTTTGCGTGCCCAAAGTAAGCCTGCTTTTACTTTGGGCAGGGATGAGGCCTATATTGGTGTTCTGATTGATGATTTGGTCACCAAGGGGACAGAAGAGCCGTACCGCTTGTTGACGTCCCGCGCGGAGTACCGCTTGATTTTGCGGCATGATAATGCTGATCTGCGGCTGACGAATTATGGTTACAAGCTAGGCCTGATTTCGGATGAACGCTACCAAAAATTTATTCAGAAGAAGAAGGAAATCGAAGAAGTTAAAGCAAAGCTTAGCGACTTAACGATTCACCCTAATTTTGAAGTACAGCAGTATCTAGCAGGTATTGGCGAGACGGAACTGCAGGCTGGACTGAAGGCTGATGTTTTTCTGCGTCGACCTAAGGTAACAATTGATGATATTGAACGGTTAACAGGGATGCAGATTTCTCAGGATCGCTATGTTAAGGAACAAGTGGAAATTAACGTCAAGTATGCCGGTTACATTAAGAAAGAAAAAATTCAAATTGACCGCCTGCATCGTCAAGAGGCTAAAAAAATTCCGGCAGATATTGATTATGATGCAATTGAAGGACTGGCAACTGAAGCCCGGCAAAAGTTTATGAAGATTCGTCCGGAAACAATGGCACAGGCTGAACGGATTTCGGGTGTTAATCCGGCTGATTTGGCAATTCTTAGTGTTTATGTCCAAAACGGACGCTACCAGAAAGTTAAATAG
- the mnmE gene encoding tRNA uridine-5-carboxymethylaminomethyl(34) synthesis GTPase MnmE, with amino-acid sequence MVQTLTEFDTIAAISTPIGEGGISIVRLSGEEAVKIANRLFKGPNLEKVPSHTIHYGHIVDPETETTIDEVMVTVMRAPKTFTREDIVEINCHGGIVVTNHILQLLLRHGARMADAGEFTKRAFVNGRIDLTQAESVMDIVRAKTDKARQVAVGQLKGGLLHKIRAMRQQILDTLVNVEVNIDYPEYDADTVTAKQMADTSKAVIAKIDALLKTASEGTALRNGLATAIVGQPNVGKSSLLNYLTQSDKAIVTDVAGTTRDTLEEYVAVQGVPLKLIDTAGIRETDNKVEKIGVERSKKALQKADLVLLLLDASRDMNAEDRELIKATADKKRIIILNKTDLGQKVDAAELAQTTGSSVITTSILKKQNLEKLEETIKQLFFAGIENSNDQVMVTNQRQVGLLEKAKKQLEDVVQAVNDEVPVDIAQIDFNGAWDTLGEITGDSSPDELVNELFSQFCLGK; translated from the coding sequence ATGGTTCAAACGCTGACTGAATTTGATACGATTGCGGCAATTTCGACCCCGATCGGTGAAGGCGGAATTTCGATTGTGCGTTTATCCGGTGAAGAAGCGGTAAAAATTGCTAATCGTCTTTTTAAAGGTCCTAACTTGGAGAAGGTGCCATCACATACAATTCACTATGGTCACATCGTTGATCCCGAAACAGAAACAACAATTGACGAGGTAATGGTGACGGTGATGCGGGCGCCGAAGACTTTTACGCGCGAAGACATCGTTGAAATTAATTGTCATGGCGGGATTGTGGTGACCAATCATATCCTGCAGCTGCTTTTGCGTCACGGTGCAAGAATGGCCGATGCCGGTGAATTTACCAAGCGGGCTTTTGTCAATGGCCGAATTGACCTGACCCAGGCCGAAAGTGTGATGGATATTGTCCGGGCGAAGACTGACAAGGCGCGGCAGGTTGCTGTCGGCCAGCTTAAGGGCGGCTTGCTGCACAAGATCCGGGCAATGCGGCAGCAAATTTTGGATACATTGGTTAATGTGGAAGTCAATATTGACTATCCTGAATATGATGCTGATACGGTCACGGCCAAGCAAATGGCGGATACCTCTAAAGCGGTGATTGCCAAAATAGATGCGCTGCTGAAAACCGCCAGTGAAGGAACCGCATTGCGTAATGGCTTAGCGACGGCGATTGTCGGCCAGCCCAATGTGGGCAAGTCATCCTTATTAAATTATTTGACGCAAAGTGACAAGGCGATTGTTACGGACGTTGCGGGTACGACACGGGACACCTTGGAAGAATATGTCGCAGTTCAAGGCGTGCCACTGAAATTAATTGATACCGCCGGAATTCGCGAAACCGATAATAAGGTTGAAAAAATCGGTGTTGAGCGTTCCAAAAAGGCCCTGCAAAAAGCGGACCTGGTTTTGTTGCTGCTTGATGCAAGCCGGGACATGAACGCCGAAGACCGAGAGCTGATTAAGGCAACGGCTGATAAAAAACGAATTATTATTTTAAATAAAACAGATTTGGGTCAAAAAGTAGATGCGGCAGAATTGGCACAGACAACCGGCAGCAGTGTGATCACGACCTCAATTTTAAAGAAACAAAATTTAGAGAAATTGGAAGAAACAATCAAGCAATTGTTTTTTGCAGGGATTGAAAATTCTAATGATCAGGTTATGGTCACCAACCAGCGTCAAGTTGGTCTGCTGGAGAAAGCCAAAAAACAGCTGGAGGATGTTGTTCAAGCCGTTAATGATGAAGTGCCGGTAGATATTGCTCAAATTGATTTTAATGGTGCATGGGATACTTTAGGCGAAATTACCGGTGATAGCAGTCCTGACGAATTGGTTAATGAATTGTTTAGTCAATTTTGTTTAGGAAAATAG